A DNA window from Pseudomonas sp. B21-056 contains the following coding sequences:
- the ribA gene encoding GTP cyclohydrolase II: MPVVFVAASKLPTPFAQFTMHGFLDEATGREHVVLSLGDIADGAPVLGRLHSECLTGDALFSQRCDCGSQLEAALQAIAREGRGVLLYLRQEGRGIGLLNKIRAYELQDGGADTVEANERLGFAADLRDYSICLPMLEHLGVKSLRLMTNNPRKVKALTDMGIVVAERVPLHTGHNPHNKLYLATKASKLDHMMGNEHQGEVDRA, from the coding sequence GTGCCTGTCGTTTTTGTTGCCGCTTCCAAGCTGCCAACGCCCTTTGCGCAATTCACCATGCATGGTTTCCTGGATGAGGCCACCGGCCGCGAGCACGTTGTACTGAGCCTGGGTGATATTGCCGATGGCGCGCCGGTACTGGGCCGCTTGCACTCCGAATGCCTGACGGGCGATGCCCTGTTCAGCCAGCGTTGCGACTGCGGTTCGCAACTCGAAGCCGCGTTGCAAGCCATTGCCCGCGAAGGTCGGGGCGTGTTGCTGTATCTGCGCCAGGAAGGTCGTGGCATTGGTCTGTTGAACAAGATCCGTGCCTATGAATTGCAGGATGGTGGTGCCGATACCGTGGAAGCCAACGAGCGCCTCGGCTTTGCCGCCGACCTGCGTGACTACAGCATCTGCCTGCCCATGCTCGAACACCTGGGCGTCAAGTCCCTGCGGTTGATGACCAACAACCCGCGCAAGGTCAAGGCGTTGACCGACATGGGCATCGTCGTGGCGGAGCGTGTGCCGCTGCACACCGGCCATAATCCTCACAACAAGCTCTACCTGGCGACCAAGGCCAGCAAGCTCGACCACATGATGGGTAACGAGCATCAGGGCGAGGTCGACCGGGCGTGA
- a CDS encoding substrate-binding periplasmic protein, which yields MGVSRALLLLLCLGASLGALAAEPTPLPGKIRAASEEWTDYTEADGRGMAWDILREVFEPEGVKLETRSVPYTRSIGLVQRGEVDAQVGAYRDETEGLIYPHWHYDVDHIYALGLASKPSPTLETIGNYRLVWMRGYEYNSYLPNIRRFNEIHRAVGILPMLLHDRADFYIDALMEIQGVLAKADNPQQYKLSPLINLPLYLGFANTENGRALRALFDRRMEVLVKSGQLKPIFERWKQPYPFDEHGKPPKP from the coding sequence ATGGGCGTAAGCCGAGCGCTGTTGCTGTTGTTGTGCCTGGGCGCGAGCCTCGGCGCGCTGGCGGCGGAGCCGACGCCGTTGCCCGGCAAGATCCGCGCCGCCAGCGAGGAGTGGACGGACTACACCGAGGCCGATGGCCGGGGCATGGCCTGGGACATCCTGCGCGAAGTGTTCGAGCCCGAGGGCGTGAAGCTGGAGACCCGCAGCGTGCCCTACACCCGCTCGATCGGCCTGGTGCAGCGCGGCGAGGTCGATGCACAGGTCGGTGCCTATCGCGATGAGACCGAAGGGCTGATCTACCCACACTGGCATTACGACGTCGATCACATCTATGCCCTGGGGCTGGCCTCCAAGCCGTCGCCCACGCTGGAGACCATCGGCAATTATCGGCTGGTGTGGATGCGCGGGTACGAATACAACAGCTACCTGCCCAACATCCGCCGTTTCAATGAAATCCATCGGGCGGTGGGTATCCTGCCGATGCTGCTGCATGATCGGGCCGATTTCTACATCGATGCCTTGATGGAAATCCAGGGTGTGCTCGCCAAGGCCGACAATCCCCAGCAGTACAAACTCTCGCCGTTGATCAACCTGCCGCTGTACCTGGGCTTCGCCAACACCGAAAACGGACGGGCGCTGCGCGCGCTGTTCGACCGGCGCATGGAGGTGCTGGTGAAAAGTGGCCAGTTGAAACCGATTTTCGAGCGCTGGAAACAGCCTTATCCTTTCGATGAGCACGGTAAGCCACCGAAGCCGTAA
- a CDS encoding phosphatidylglycerophosphatase A gives MTDHPNQVPAEFVPPSVWRNPWHFLAFGFGSGTLPKAPGTWGSLVALPFIPLWQMLPDWGYWLMLGITMLFGFWLCGKVADDLRVHDHEGIVWDEMVGMWITLWLVPEGWYWLLAGFLVFRFFDILKPWPIRWIDRHVHGGVGIMLDDILAGVFAWLAMQGLVWCLT, from the coding sequence GTGACAGATCATCCCAACCAGGTCCCCGCCGAATTCGTCCCCCCCTCGGTCTGGCGTAATCCCTGGCATTTCCTGGCATTTGGCTTCGGTTCGGGCACTTTACCCAAGGCGCCAGGTACATGGGGCTCGCTGGTTGCGCTACCCTTCATACCGTTGTGGCAGATGTTGCCGGATTGGGGCTACTGGTTGATGCTCGGCATCACCATGCTGTTCGGCTTCTGGTTGTGTGGCAAGGTGGCGGACGACCTGCGCGTGCACGATCATGAAGGCATCGTCTGGGACGAAATGGTCGGTATGTGGATTACCCTGTGGCTGGTGCCGGAAGGCTGGTACTGGCTGTTGGCGGGTTTCCTGGTGTTCCGCTTCTTCGATATTCTCAAGCCATGGCCGATCCGCTGGATCGACCGGCATGTCCACGGTGGCGTCGGCATCATGCTCGACGATATCCTGGCCGGTGTGTTTGCCTGGCTGGCAATGCAAGGATTGGTGTGGTGTCTTACCTGA
- a CDS encoding MFS transporter, with the protein MTRGQVRRRLSISWWKYLALALLPLFVINLVFGQGEAILPVLAMPLFIAGVASMFVSLRFFGAYKHALIATQNALDTPEEPQAWITLAACRRVAFLVAGLPAWIGALAVFVGLEAVPLMLLALSSAVLFYLYRLPRQLG; encoded by the coding sequence GTGACGCGGGGTCAGGTGCGGCGGCGGTTGTCCATCAGTTGGTGGAAATACCTGGCGCTGGCGTTGCTGCCACTGTTCGTGATCAATCTTGTCTTCGGTCAGGGCGAAGCGATTCTGCCGGTGCTGGCGATGCCGCTGTTCATCGCCGGCGTGGCCTCGATGTTTGTCAGCCTGCGATTCTTCGGCGCGTACAAGCACGCCTTGATCGCCACCCAGAATGCCCTCGATACCCCCGAAGAGCCCCAGGCCTGGATCACCTTGGCGGCCTGTCGGCGTGTGGCCTTCCTGGTTGCCGGGTTGCCGGCCTGGATCGGTGCCCTGGCGGTGTTCGTGGGGCTGGAGGCCGTGCCGCTGATGCTGCTGGCCTTGTCCTCCGCGGTGCTGTTTTACCTGTATCGCCTTCCGCGTCAGCTTGGCTGA
- the dxs gene encoding 1-deoxy-D-xylulose-5-phosphate synthase, with protein MPTTFQEIPRKRPTTPLLDRANTPDGLRRLGEAELETLADELRLELLYTVGQTGGHFGAGLGVIELTIALHYVFDTPDDRLVWDVGHQAYPHKILTGRRERMGTLRQKDGIAAFPRRSESEYDTFGVGHSSTSISAALGMAIAARLQNSDRKAIAVIGDGALTAGMAFEALNHAPEVNANMLVILNDNDMSISRNVGGLSNYLAKILSSRTYASMREGSKKVLSRLPGAWEIARRTEEYAKGMLVPGTLFEELGWNYIGPIDGHDLPTLIATLRNMRDLKGPQFLHVVTKKGKGFAPAEVDPIGYHAITKLEPLDAPASAPKKAGGPKYSAVFGQWLCDMAATDPRLVGITPAMKEGSDLVAFSERYPRRYFDVAIAEQHAVTLAAGMACEGAKPVVAIYSTFLQRGYDQLVHDVAVQNLDVLFAIDRAGLVGEDGPTHAGSFDLSFLRCIPGMLVMTPSDENELRKMLTTGHLFNGPAAVRYPRGSGPNATIETSLEPIEIGKGVIRRQGKQTALLVFGVQLAEALKVAQTLDATVVDMRFVKPLDEALVREMAAGHELLVTIEENAIMGGAGAAVSEFLARENILKPVLHLGLPDIYVEHAKPAQMLAECGLDEAGIEAAVRQRLQLLGL; from the coding sequence CTTGCGTCGGCTGGGTGAAGCCGAGCTGGAAACCCTGGCCGATGAGTTGCGCCTGGAACTGCTCTACACGGTCGGCCAGACCGGTGGGCACTTCGGTGCCGGCCTGGGCGTCATCGAGCTGACCATCGCGCTGCATTACGTATTCGACACCCCAGACGACCGGCTGGTGTGGGACGTCGGCCATCAGGCCTACCCGCACAAGATCCTCACCGGCCGTCGCGAGCGCATGGGCACGCTGCGCCAGAAGGACGGCATCGCGGCATTCCCGCGGCGCTCCGAGAGCGAATACGACACCTTTGGCGTCGGCCACTCCAGCACTTCCATCAGCGCCGCCCTGGGCATGGCCATTGCCGCCCGCCTGCAGAACAGCGATCGCAAGGCGATTGCCGTGATCGGCGACGGCGCCCTGACGGCGGGCATGGCGTTCGAGGCGCTGAACCACGCACCGGAAGTCAACGCCAACATGCTGGTGATCCTCAACGACAACGACATGTCGATCTCGCGCAACGTCGGCGGCTTGTCCAATTATCTGGCGAAGATCCTCTCCAGCCGCACCTACGCCAGCATGCGCGAAGGCAGCAAGAAGGTCCTGTCGCGCCTGCCCGGTGCCTGGGAAATCGCTCGCCGCACCGAGGAATACGCCAAGGGCATGCTGGTACCCGGCACGCTGTTCGAAGAGCTGGGCTGGAATTACATCGGCCCGATCGACGGTCATGACCTGCCGACGCTGATCGCCACGCTGCGCAACATGCGCGACCTCAAGGGCCCGCAGTTCCTGCATGTGGTGACCAAGAAAGGCAAGGGCTTCGCCCCGGCGGAAGTCGACCCCATCGGTTACCACGCCATCACCAAGCTCGAGCCGCTGGATGCCCCGGCCTCTGCCCCGAAAAAGGCCGGTGGCCCCAAGTATTCCGCCGTGTTCGGCCAATGGCTCTGCGACATGGCGGCCACGGACCCGCGCCTGGTGGGCATTACCCCGGCAATGAAGGAAGGCTCGGACCTGGTGGCCTTCAGCGAACGCTACCCGCGGCGCTATTTCGACGTGGCGATTGCCGAGCAGCACGCCGTGACCCTCGCCGCCGGCATGGCATGCGAAGGGGCCAAGCCGGTGGTGGCGATCTATTCGACCTTCCTGCAACGTGGTTACGACCAGTTGGTGCATGACGTCGCGGTGCAGAATCTCGATGTGCTGTTCGCCATCGACCGCGCCGGCCTGGTGGGCGAAGACGGCCCGACTCACGCCGGCAGCTTTGATCTTTCGTTCCTGCGCTGCATCCCCGGCATGCTGGTGATGACCCCGAGCGACGAAAACGAACTGCGCAAGATGCTCACCACCGGCCATTTGTTCAATGGTCCGGCGGCCGTGCGCTATCCCCGTGGCAGCGGCCCGAACGCAACCATCGAGACAAGTCTGGAGCCGATTGAAATCGGCAAGGGCGTGATCCGTCGCCAGGGCAAGCAGACCGCCCTGCTGGTGTTCGGCGTGCAACTGGCCGAAGCCCTGAAAGTCGCGCAGACCCTGGACGCCACCGTCGTGGACATGCGTTTCGTCAAACCACTGGATGAAGCCCTGGTTCGCGAAATGGCCGCCGGCCATGAGCTGCTGGTGACCATCGAAGAAAACGCCATCATGGGCGGCGCCGGCGCGGCGGTCAGTGAGTTCCTGGCCCGGGAGAATATCCTCAAGCCCGTGCTGCACCTGGGGCTGCCGGACATCTACGTCGAACACGCCAAGCCTGCGCAGATGCTGGCCGAGTGCGGGCTGGACGAGGCCGGGATCGAAGCCGCCGTGCGCCAGCGGTTGCAACTGCTGGGCCTGTAA